The sequence below is a genomic window from Dermacentor andersoni chromosome 6, qqDerAnde1_hic_scaffold, whole genome shotgun sequence.
CAGCTCGCTTCATGCTTTAATGGTGAAGCgcacataatttttctttttttgcaattttaagaATCTAAAGGCGAATCTTGCTGTGGAAATTGAGCGAGAATGCTGTAGCCGTAAAATAGCTTTTTAAGTATAGTTATAATAAAAACATAGAGCACTGTGTTTGCAGATGCAGTTATGCTTGAACTTCATCTTCTGGAGTTGTTGCCTCAAGCAACATTTAGCCTGCACACACAAGTAATCCTGGCCCATTATATACGTATATGATCATTTGCCTGTATAATCAGACTAAAGCTTGAGCTGTTACAAGTCATGCCTGCAGATAATGTCATTTAGTGACAATGTGAATGCATACTTATCCTTGTCAACTCCAGCTTCAGGATCATTTCCAATCATCATGGCCATTATTGACATTCTGTACATGTGTCCCGAGATGCGTTCAGGGTCAGGCACACCTCTCAACACCCAGCCCGTCCGCCTGATGCCCTGAGTGTTTGGTGGGTAATGACAGTAAGACGACACTTGTTAAGTTTTAGCACATATTTCTTCAGCTCGATGACACTGGTTCAGTTTGTCACCTTGTTTAATCACTGCACTTTTAGTGAACAGTAAAATCGCCCACCCGCTCCAAGGAAGACTTGCAAGAAAGCTAAATTATTTCCTCGATGGCACTGAGAAAACCAAGCTACTGTTTACATTCAATAAAATATATTCTTTGTTTACGATTTCGCTTGGTTGGTGCAACTTGGCCAAGTCGCCCAACCGCAAGAGCATATCTAGTTATTGATGCAGACGCAATGTTTAAACTACTGTAAAGCTGCTGACAAGATTTTTCACTGATACATAGCCCATGAATATAAGCACTTTCACTGACACGCGTTCACCTGCACAGTACCGGCAGCGACGTGAAGGCTGCACAGCTTTTTATGCACCAAGCAGCGTAATGTAATTCAGCCGAAATTGCTATATTTCCACGAGGATTAAAAGAGCACCTTCAGCTTGCCGATGAGCATAAAGTACGACAATGCGTTCGTCGTCGCGTTTTCCATGATGCACGATCACCAGCACAGTGTCCAGGCCAAAGCAAATCGACTACGGATTCAGAGCAGCAAAGCAACAGATGCGTTTTTTCACTGCCGGCGCTCAGCAAACGTGCGAACTCGGCTGGTGTGAGAGATAATCACTGAGATACTGATAAATGATTAACTCCTGCAAACATCGGCACGAAGGAGCTAAAGCTAAACCACTAAACGATGAAGAAAGCACGTGGGGAACTACAAAAACACGCGCTGGCAGCGGCAGCGATTGCAGCGCCAGTTGTGACGCCtaacaaaaatatattttgtcAATACAAAACTTAACTAGTTTTAGAATATACGACGTACAATTCTATAATCTTTAAATATGTTTTATAACTTGCATTTGTGACGTTCTAATGCTGAACCATTTGCTTGAAAAGAAGTTGGTGAGAAGTCATCGCAAGCCGCTTACCGGCCGGTCATAAATCGGACATGGCGGCTGTAAGGAAATCGTAAACATGCGCTTGTAAAGTTTGTTTCATCAAATGCGTGCCTGTTTACGGGTGAATTACTGTGTTTTGTGAGGTGCAGAAAAGCAAAGGTGCGGTGATACACGTGCTACTTGAAATATATCTTAAACGGAATCCACAAAATTAAAACCGCGGAACACATGGCTCACATGGTTGCTCTAAGGTCGTTGCTCTGCACGAGAAGTTTGTCTGCAATTTCACGTAGCTGCCGCTGGGAAAGCACTTCGGCCGGCGAGAATTCCAGCGATGTCAAGACAGAAGGCTCAGAACACGccgcagtgaagaagaaaggtGGATTCGCTGAGGCGTTCTTGAAGTTTCAAGAGTTGTCTTTGGCTAAGGACGCACCTGAAACGCCTCAGCGCTTCTCAACTCTTCTAAGAAACTCTAAATGGATTGACCTCGGTGACCCCGAGGGCAGGATCGTGATCGGCAGGATATTTCACATAGTAGAGGATGACCTGTACATTGACTTTGGTGGCAAGTTCCACTGTGTCTGCAGAAGGCCTGTGAAGAACCCGGGGTAAGCTGTGAACTCGTTTGAATCGTTCTTGAAATCGAATGTGTAGAAATACTAGTTATATGCAACATCGTTAATAATCGCTTAACAGACGGTACATAGGAGGAAAAAAAACCCACTGAATGAACATTGCTTTCGTCCCATCGTTATTCATATGCGATGTTAACGCCTTCGTGTGTGGTGTGGGTATCTGTGATGTTCTTCCTACGGCGCATCTATTTACCGTAGAGTCACAGTGTTTCAACAAGCCCTGCgtttcctgtttgatagcgttcgATGTAAGCTCGTTATGATTACGCAAGCGCATATTCACATTTCACCGTGAAGTAGAGCCGCGCACCGCAGTTCGTTGTTGAGTGTTTTGTACGCAGAACAAATGTTTGTTTCATGGATGGCTTGTTTGTACGCTTCGTCATTCGCTCATAAAACTATGGCGTATCATACcggccaataattaaaaaaaagagagacagtgTGTGGCGACGTAGCAAGCAAACGCATAAAATTCAGTCACGTACGTTTACGGTCCGCAGTGGGAATATTTCTCCTTCGGTAGTATTGTGTGGAGCAGCCTCGTGGGGTATCCACGTGCTTGTGCCGATCATTCCCGTATATGCATTTTATTACGTGGATAAAAGAGAATTCATGGCCGCGCAACTACACTTTGAACATGAttggcgacgttaatgcgattagcgatGTAGTACTTACGGAGACATCTAATTGGTGATATATGTTTTATGTGTTCTGATACTTGTTATTGTTGAGACATTTGTACTTTGTTGTGCTTGTCGGGTTCTTTTGTTTCTGTCGCGAATTGAGATACTCCGTGTGGTCGGCCGAAAGAACGGAACGACGCTTCCCTCCGCCAACTATTCCCCGTACCCTGAGACGCTCCTCAAGTTTACGACTTTGGGTGGGCTTGCCGGGGTGGACGTCTCGAGGCGGAGGCAGGCCTGTGGGCAGAGCGGACGGAGGGGAAAGGACTCACAGGAGCTGACGAAAAAAGCATCTTCTCACGGCCGCTCTGACGAGATCTTAAGATGTTAAAGGCAGTGCTCTTAATTGTATAACTGTAACTTGGAAGAATCAACCACACTATATACACCAAACGGCAGTGCCTTCATGAACGATTATCAATGACAACAACCATTAAGTATTACAACCGTTATGACGAGCAGCACATACTCTGTCACCCAagatggcgtgaaagaggttgattgaagagcggcacacgccTCCTTTGTCGTTACTAGCTTTAGTACATCTTAATTCATGCTATATCATTCATTGTGTTTCATCCATCACATCGAATTTACCAGTTCTCGCAAATTTGCAAGTAATTTAACTTCTATATTCATTAAACCGTATTGGGCCTGAGTGTTGGGCAATCCTGCACTGTGAGTATGAGCCATAATGTATGAGTTTAAATTAACTACTACTACCCAGTGATGGCATTCTTCCTAACCAACGCAAAACTTCTGCCTTACAGCATCTCGAACAACATACTACACGACGATCTAAACACACTAGCAACAAACATCATTGCGTCGGTTGCATCGCAGTGCTAGGAAACTTACCCAAACGGTtctccagtttcggtttcgttttccaGGAGGTGACTGTATCGTGATGCTGCTCATCGTGAGGTTTGATGTGTCACCGTAGTGTATAGACCACAAATCGCTGGTCCGATCATAGAACGTTCTTACGTGTGTGTGCTATTCTGTACCCCATCTGTCAAGCAAGCACATCTTCCGTGACATCATCCCTGGTCAccttaccccctccccccctcctcatTTGTTTTTGTAGCTCGAACACGACCGCTTTCCGCGAGATAACATTTTGCATTTTTTGCGGGTAGTTATAGCTGTAACAAAATGGAtaactgggctagttggcttACTCCATCTTGAAACGAGAACGaagagagtggacaggacgaggcgCCTCGATCCGTCCACTCTCTTCGTTCTggtctttgtgcgcttttacagtttcaagatgtAATTATAGTTGTTCACCCAAAATGCATGGCGATGGTAACCGCATGTGTGAGGGCATCGCAGGAATGGAGCCACTTCCGCGGACATATTGCCGCCATCACAGATAATAAACTTTTGTTCCAAGACAATTAGCTAACGTATGTTATTGTATAATTAAAAGTGAATCTGATGTTATTGCATAGTTTGCATTTATTTGGTTGAACGTTATGGTTATACTTATCGTTTCACCAATCCCTTCTATAAGTGCCCTTGTGCCCTGAGGGCAgcataagtaagtaaataaatcaaCTAATAAATTGTTTCTCGACGTAGTGTCCGTCGAGATATATACGCATGCGGCCTTATGTGTGGGCATCAAGCCGGCAAGCATGCGCCTCTTGCTCGAGAGCGCGGTCTGCGAAtgaagcaatgttttttttttcagcagcgccAATCGCTCTCGCCTTCAGGCCCGTTCTCTGCAATATTTCTGGGTATGGCTCCGCAACGTAATTTCGAAGGCGCCAAATCTCGCATTATTTCCCTGTGTTCTCTAAATGGCGCAATGGAGGGTATTCTTGATGGCGCATATTGTATAGTCCTCtgatttttgttcttgttttgcttttttgtaGAAAAGTATGAAAGGGCTCAAGTTATACCTAGCTCCACAGGTTGCTGTAGTAGCTGCCTCCGTCCATAGGCGGTGAAACTACGCAAGTATTGATAACAAGCATTCAATAAATGAATGAGTAAACCAGTCACTCAGTCTTTAATCCCATTAGATTGCCCAAGGTCTACTTCGTGAAAGGAAAAACATGGAGCGTGATAAAAACGTGACCGCGAAAAGCACAAATAACGTATTTGCAGTTACTGTTGATTTCTGTTAGAATAGTGGAATAAAAAATGTGGCGTAATCTTTTTGCGCAGGATTCGTACAGATTGACGTATATACCGTCTCCGCTGCATTATTCACGTCACAATTAAATTTTAAGGATGCCGAAGGACGTTAACAGAACTTCCCATgtgtaataaaaaagaaatgtcgttgctttctttctttttttaatcggaACTGCGGCTGCTCATTTGCCGGTGCCCGAGCGCCAGTGAAAGGTGCACTTGGTTATCCCTATACGTAGGTGAATGCGAAGACATTGCGCCCTCCGCGCGATGCCTATGCTCTTTCAGTCATCTTAATTTAACtccgccctaattaacaccaaaggtcaaggGCTCGACTCCCaacaaagatcgtgggttcgTAGCCCTTTTGGACCATCTTGTGGTCACggcaacgccggattttccgcttcatgagtCACACATGTAATGCTTTGGCATTGATGCAACGAAGTCTCAGTCAAGGCTAAGTTTTGCGCAAGTATACGATCCCGGCATTCAATCGACCGTTTGTATATGCCGCCGTATATATATGCCTCTGGTCATGACATGAGCGGTCTGTCACGTTGCAGGGAGTACGTGCGGGGTTCCAAGGTGCGTCTACGGCTGAACGACATGGAGATGTCGTCGCGCTTTCTGGGCACCGAGAAGGACCTGACGCTACTGGAAGCGGACGCCACCCTCCTCGGACTGCACCGGGAGCAAGAGAAGAGCACCAAGGCCCAGCCGTAGTTGGTTGTTGGCGTTTGTTTCGTATAGCTGTTGTTTTATAAATAAAGACCGTCGTTAGCACCTGTTGCAGTTGTGGCTGCGATCacccttttttttaaaaaaacagGAGTAGAGGCCCTTACGCTTATCGTATACTCCACGCCATTCTGTAGAGTTCGAGGCCATCCTTCGTCACCGCGTTGACGCAAAGGTAAACTTGCTATATGGTACCGAGCCCACCGCGACGCTTTGAAACCGATTCTCAGCGAAAATCCCGCCAACGTGGACTGCGATACGCTTGCTTCGGATTTGTCAGTATTACTAAAAGTAGAATTTTAGCCCGAGTCATATAGATGTCACTGTGCATGGAATTCCACATACGTAGCCGGGAGCAGCACCTGTTGTGACGCTTTTCTCGATTACACCTTTCTGGCGCTGTCTGCAGCCAAAGCGCGTTAAAACTAAGTACGCAGTGAATGCTGTTCGTTCATTGCGAGAGAAGACTTGCCGAAAACAGCAACTTTCTAACGCAGTGTGGTTCAGTGTACAAAGATGACGTCACCATGCAGCGCTAAACTTCTGGTCGAGGCCTCCATTCCGCGTGTAATTTCTGTACACTTTT
It includes:
- the mRpS28 gene encoding small ribosomal subunit protein bS1m, encoding MAHMVALRSLLCTRSLSAISRSCRWESTSAGENSSDVKTEGSEHAAVKKKGGFAEAFLKFQELSLAKDAPETPQRFSTLLRNSKWIDLGDPEGRIVIGRIFHIVEDDLYIDFGGKFHCVCRRPVKNPGEYVRGSKVRLRLNDMEMSSRFLGTEKDLTLLEADATLLGLHREQEKSTKAQP